From Bufo gargarizans isolate SCDJY-AF-19 chromosome 10, ASM1485885v1, whole genome shotgun sequence, the proteins below share one genomic window:
- the LRRC56 gene encoding leucine-rich repeat-containing protein 56 isoform X1 has protein sequence MEQRRPDTPSVRVLDLGWQGLLNPNPVSREEDETLVDEYLSPSRLKALTGEDNLQEVTTLQMCVDTRERTLGNFGTHMPNLRELKLNNSVIMSIRDLGTSLSHLQVLWMARCSLTDLDGISSFSSLKELYLAYNDLKDLSQVSMLENLEILDLEGNNLDNISELQYLALCSKLTTLTLEGNPICSRPSPEDTESSDYNYCVEVKRLIPQLQYIDDVPADQRNPNTPRTPNQDWLMVLDSLKESAMSIASVDLGRAQRKPSMRPSTAQPVLIRRPHSAPRASSAGRIVTSLPSAEPSDDSPAEDEASDLTHGVGKVICGNPIKALRARKEKLEATHGSSVPPKGFKPEVSFDSVSQRDRDDVFAELKAWREMHHEVLQRIKDERAPQVLTISHSDEEDTDSFSSSSEDEDLEDTWDSGCPVRVSPETSIHSPRSPTAIPLNAGELISPDSPLQPSPPITPCPPVSIGVKSRPNKGADIRARRLLRVYTPSKTTALRAMPTDTCMGDEAFLATDIDDNIIRAQLMIQQTSKPVGELNTRSSSGTGQLENNNSRPILARFISSHQPVIRSSIKTPERPSPPQIIRPVTATGILQRLPNRPTRLTASKSSRT, from the exons ATGGAACAGAGGCGCCCCGATACACCCAGCGTGAGGGTCCTTGATTTGGGTTGGCAAGGTCTGCTGAATCCAAATCCTGTAAGCCGAGAAGAAGATGAAACCCTTGTTGATGAATACCTCTCCCCTTCAAGACTG AAAGCACTTACTGGGGAAGATAATCTGCAAGAAGTTACAACACTCCAAATGTGTGTGGACACAAGGGAGCGCACCTTGGGGAATTTTG GTACACACATGCCAAACCTTAGAGAACTTAAGCTGAACAACAGTGTGATAATGTCCATCAG AGATCTTGGTACTTCGCTGTCACATTTACAAGTGCTCTGGATGGCTCGTTGTAGCCTTACTGATCTTGATGGCATATCCTCCTTCTCTTCTTTAAAG GAGCTGTACCTGGCTTATAATGATCTCAAGGATCTCAGCCAGGTAAGCATGCTGGAAAATCTGGAGATCCTTGATCTTGAAGGCAACAATCTGGATAATATTAGTGAACTACAGTACTTGGCTTTATGCAGCAAGCTTACAACACTCACTTTGGAAGGAAACCCCATATGTTCCCGACCCAGTCCTGAAGACACTGAG TCTTCAGATTACAATTACTGTGTAGAAGTGAAAAGATTGATCCCACAATTGCAATACATTGATGATGTCCCAGCTGACCAGAGAAACCCAAACACACCACGCACTCCAAACCAGGACTGGCTAATGGTGTTGGACTCCCTCAAAGAAAGTGCTATGAGCATAGCATCTGTGG ACCTAGGACGTGCCCAGAGAAAGCCATCTATGAGACCCAGTACAGCCCAGCCAGTATTAATCAGGCGACCACACTCAGCCCCAAGAGCCTCAAGTGCTGGAAGAATTGTCACTAGCCTCCCAAGTGCTGAACCATCAGATGATTCTCCAGCCGAGGATGAAGCCAGTGACCTAACTCATG GTGTTGGCAAAGTCATCTGTGGGAATCCTATTAAAGCTCTGCGTGCACGCAAGGAAAAGTTGGAG GCAACTCATGGCTCAAGTGTACCACCGAAGGGATTCAAGCCGGAAGTCTCATTTGATTCTGTGTCTCAAAGGGATAGGGATGATGTGTTTGCAGAACTGAAAGCTTGGAGAGAGATGCATCATGA GGTGCTGCAAAGGATAAAGGATGAACGGGCTCCACAGGTTCTCACAATATCACATAGTGATGAAGAGGATACAGATAGTTTCTCTTCCAGCAGTGAGGATGAAGATCTGGAGGACACTTGGGACTCAGGATGCCCTGTTAGAGTATCCCCTGAGACTTCAATTCACTCTCCTAGATCACCGACAG CCATCCCACTGAATGCTGGAGAGTTGATATCACCTGATTCCCCACTGCAGCCATCACCCCCTATCACTCCATGCCCACCGGTTTCAATAGGTGTAAAATCCAGACCTAACAAGGGTGCAGACATTCGAGCCAGGCGTTTGCTTAGGGTCTACACTCCAAGCAAGACCACAGCACTGAGAGCAATGCCAACAGATACGTGCATGGGGGATGAGGCCTTTTTGgcaactgatattgatgacaacaTTATTAGGGCTCAGTTGATGATCCAACAAACTAGTAAACCAGTAGGTGAGCTGAACACAAGGTCCTCTTCTGGAACAGGACAACTGGAAAATAATAACTCCAG ACCAATATTAGCCAGATTTATTTCCTCTCATCAGCCTGTTATTCGCTCCTCCATCAAAACCCCAGAGAGACCCTCACCCCCACAAATCATTCGTCCTGTTACAGCCACAGGCATCCTGCAAAGGCTGCCCAATCGACCAACTCGTTTAACAGCTAGCAAAAGTTCAAGGACATAG
- the LRRC56 gene encoding leucine-rich repeat-containing protein 56 isoform X2 yields the protein MARCSLTDLDGISSFSSLKELYLAYNDLKDLSQVSMLENLEILDLEGNNLDNISELQYLALCSKLTTLTLEGNPICSRPSPEDTESSDYNYCVEVKRLIPQLQYIDDVPADQRNPNTPRTPNQDWLMVLDSLKESAMSIASVDLGRAQRKPSMRPSTAQPVLIRRPHSAPRASSAGRIVTSLPSAEPSDDSPAEDEASDLTHGVGKVICGNPIKALRARKEKLEATHGSSVPPKGFKPEVSFDSVSQRDRDDVFAELKAWREMHHEVLQRIKDERAPQVLTISHSDEEDTDSFSSSSEDEDLEDTWDSGCPVRVSPETSIHSPRSPTAIPLNAGELISPDSPLQPSPPITPCPPVSIGVKSRPNKGADIRARRLLRVYTPSKTTALRAMPTDTCMGDEAFLATDIDDNIIRAQLMIQQTSKPVGELNTRSSSGTGQLENNNSRPILARFISSHQPVIRSSIKTPERPSPPQIIRPVTATGILQRLPNRPTRLTASKSSRT from the exons ATGGCTCGTTGTAGCCTTACTGATCTTGATGGCATATCCTCCTTCTCTTCTTTAAAG GAGCTGTACCTGGCTTATAATGATCTCAAGGATCTCAGCCAGGTAAGCATGCTGGAAAATCTGGAGATCCTTGATCTTGAAGGCAACAATCTGGATAATATTAGTGAACTACAGTACTTGGCTTTATGCAGCAAGCTTACAACACTCACTTTGGAAGGAAACCCCATATGTTCCCGACCCAGTCCTGAAGACACTGAG TCTTCAGATTACAATTACTGTGTAGAAGTGAAAAGATTGATCCCACAATTGCAATACATTGATGATGTCCCAGCTGACCAGAGAAACCCAAACACACCACGCACTCCAAACCAGGACTGGCTAATGGTGTTGGACTCCCTCAAAGAAAGTGCTATGAGCATAGCATCTGTGG ACCTAGGACGTGCCCAGAGAAAGCCATCTATGAGACCCAGTACAGCCCAGCCAGTATTAATCAGGCGACCACACTCAGCCCCAAGAGCCTCAAGTGCTGGAAGAATTGTCACTAGCCTCCCAAGTGCTGAACCATCAGATGATTCTCCAGCCGAGGATGAAGCCAGTGACCTAACTCATG GTGTTGGCAAAGTCATCTGTGGGAATCCTATTAAAGCTCTGCGTGCACGCAAGGAAAAGTTGGAG GCAACTCATGGCTCAAGTGTACCACCGAAGGGATTCAAGCCGGAAGTCTCATTTGATTCTGTGTCTCAAAGGGATAGGGATGATGTGTTTGCAGAACTGAAAGCTTGGAGAGAGATGCATCATGA GGTGCTGCAAAGGATAAAGGATGAACGGGCTCCACAGGTTCTCACAATATCACATAGTGATGAAGAGGATACAGATAGTTTCTCTTCCAGCAGTGAGGATGAAGATCTGGAGGACACTTGGGACTCAGGATGCCCTGTTAGAGTATCCCCTGAGACTTCAATTCACTCTCCTAGATCACCGACAG CCATCCCACTGAATGCTGGAGAGTTGATATCACCTGATTCCCCACTGCAGCCATCACCCCCTATCACTCCATGCCCACCGGTTTCAATAGGTGTAAAATCCAGACCTAACAAGGGTGCAGACATTCGAGCCAGGCGTTTGCTTAGGGTCTACACTCCAAGCAAGACCACAGCACTGAGAGCAATGCCAACAGATACGTGCATGGGGGATGAGGCCTTTTTGgcaactgatattgatgacaacaTTATTAGGGCTCAGTTGATGATCCAACAAACTAGTAAACCAGTAGGTGAGCTGAACACAAGGTCCTCTTCTGGAACAGGACAACTGGAAAATAATAACTCCAG ACCAATATTAGCCAGATTTATTTCCTCTCATCAGCCTGTTATTCGCTCCTCCATCAAAACCCCAGAGAGACCCTCACCCCCACAAATCATTCGTCCTGTTACAGCCACAGGCATCCTGCAAAGGCTGCCCAATCGACCAACTCGTTTAACAGCTAGCAAAAGTTCAAGGACATAG